From one Bombus affinis isolate iyBomAffi1 chromosome 9, iyBomAffi1.2, whole genome shotgun sequence genomic stretch:
- the LOC126920652 gene encoding insulin receptor-like isoform X2, translating into MKMRWLLVVVLLSTTTLLSCCQPNRVRYRTSLDDDNDEIRSRYEANYAYTNTEKATPRNGRRERNLDDSDDPFYERIVSYRSNRAIDASRSTEANAKLTQQPGQLPNLPKSNAKPIDVVHEKGRRRVTNKNVTIGDGICQSIDIRNSASGFGIMKDCRVIEGFLQIVLIENNSETDFQPITFPKLREITGYLLLYRVNGLKTLSNLFPNLEVIRGNILLTDYAFMVYEMQNLQEIGLKKLTEISRGSVRIEKNPALCYTTLDWDLIVSAGENVIKDNGEEASCPGCSHCPGGYCWTSQHCQRTERLDCHDQCLGECHGPTESECYVCKHYRHEGKCVETCPSDLYSYLSRRCVTKDECVRMNRLRRVYYVLEDGQAWRPFNGSCVTHCPDGYEDALDENNIARSRKENGKMTTCRACVNSCRKVGHGALIRHISDAQSFRGITVVKGALEFQIRNGNPNIMNELSDAFGRVEEITEYVKITHSFPITSLNFFKKLKVIKGEKLDINNASLSVLDNPNLSSLFPPGQEIRIENGRLFFHYNPKLCLSKIIQFSQMVNITNYTDLEIQPQSNGEKVACDIVNINITVKNLGPDYADLMWDSYKPPEGQQLLSYLLNYIETENQNITYEMNACGWNNTWQIVDVDIPKWNTTVSKHISNLKPYTMYAVYVKTFNARTTKFVGPVGQSRIIFFRTKSTIPSPPMNAVSTALSETEILVKWEPPLFPNGPIGYYMVSSVMIYEDENLISSRDYCNDTLDNELESEEVVPDVTVKTPVVNRVSCCSKNTNRNIITSKKFEIFCHENTTISYISPGWKDYCVYNSYNTVDNQFYELANNLSTPRPEESSRFDASKSTGNVLDKHAVTYNVSGRNNSFVIKNLRHYSRYIISIAACGVKVNESNMCSSIQYTNTRTRKRNRADDVKNVKVQVTNNTIVEVFWDLVKDPNALTVSYTIEYTNLDVKDAKKSTECIPQTGRRDTVNSYLIKNLSPGKYSLRMRSTSLAGDGNFSNVVYFSIGLSNTTPITLIAFFTFGVLSVMLVVLLIVLRHHQKRKKQERLIASVNPDYIETKYVIDEWEVPRESVEILEELGLGNFGMVYRGVYDKTTPVAIKTISKTASQREKNEFLNEASVMKNFSTFHIIKLIGVVSIENPPFVIMELMENGDLKTYLRRIRDTHLVPDACRIMRMAAEIADGMAYLESKKYVHRDLAARNCMVSKNLVCKIGDFGMARDVYETDYYKIGRKGLLPIRWMAPENLSDGVFTSDSDVWSFGVVLYEILTLAEIPYQGFSNEEVLSHVLHKGTLNIPRNCPENIQKIMEKCFKWRPNDRPTFMEIVSELEPFLGQDFYEKSFYHSMEGVESRNSGMKKPYHHAAPIRFHWGNETARWVKEFEDNVTLLDQTKAGTSRGRIFKNGFQHFGNVANMEDVPLDR; encoded by the exons ATGAAGATGAGGTGGTTACTGGTGGTCGTGCTCCTTTCCACCACAACGCTGCTGTCCTGCTGCCAACCAAATAGAGTTCGGTACAGGACAAGCCTCGACGATGACAACGACGAGATTAGGAGCAGATACGAAGCGAATTACGCATATACAAACACCGAGAAGGCTACCCCTAGGAACGGACGTCGCGAGAGGAACTTGGACGATTCTGACGATCCGTTTTACGAGCGGATCGTTTCCTACAGAAGCAACAGGGCCATCGATGCTTCCAG GTCGACGGAAGCCAACGCAAAATTGACCCAGCAACCGGGCCAACTACCGAACCTCCCTAAATCGAACGCAAAACCAATCGACGTGGTTCACGAGAAGGGTCGACGAAGGGTCACAAACAAAAACGTGACGATTGGCGATGGAATTTGCCAGAGCATCGATATACGGAACAGCGCGTCTGGTTTCGGCATTATGAAGGATTGTCGCGTGATAGAGGGCTTTCTGCAGATCGTCCTCATCGAGAATAACTCCGAGACGGACTTTCAACCGATCACTTTTCCCAAACTTCGGGAAATCACTGGCTACCTGCTTCTCTATCGCGTGAATGGATTGAAGACTCTCAGCAATCTGTTCCCAAATCTCGAGGTGATCAGAGGCAACATCTTGCTGACCGATTACGCGTTCATGGTGTACGAGATGCAGAATCTACAGGAG ATCGGTTTGAAGAAACTTACCGAGATCTCACGGGGCAGCGTTCGGATCGAGAAGAATCCGGCGTTGTGTTACACCACCCTCGACTGGGACCTCATCGTTTCCGCGGGAGAGAATGTTATCAAGGACAACGGGGAGGAAGCCTCTTGCCCTG GATGTTCCCACTGTCCCGGGGGTTACTGCTGGACTTCACAGCACTGTCAGAGAACAGAAAGGCTGGATTGTCACGATCAGTGTCTGGGCGAGTGTCACGGTCCAACGGAAAGCGAATGTTACGTATGCAAGCATTATCGGCACGAGGGGAAATGCGTGGAAACCTGCCCTAGTGATCT ATACTCCTATCTCTCGAGACGCTGCGTCACGAAGGATGAGTGTGTACGAATGAATCGTCTAAGACGAGTATATTATGTCCTGGAAGATGGTCAGGCGTGGAGACCATTCAATGGATCCTGCGTGACTCATTGCCCTGACGGTTACGAGGATGCACTCGACGAGAACAAT ATTGCGAGATCAAGGAAGGAAAATGGGAAG ATGACCACGTGTCGCGCTTGCGTGAACAGCTGCCGAAAGGTCGGCCACGGAGCTCTGATCCGCCACATCTCCGACGCCCAGAGCTTCCGTGGTATAACCGTAGTGAAAGGAGCGCTGGAGTTCCAAATTCGAAATGGAAATCCGAACATAATGAACGAACTAAGCGACGCATTCGGTCGAGTCGAAGAAATTACCGAGTACGTCAAGATCACTCACTCGTTCCCCATCACCTCGTTGAATTTCTTCAAAAAGCTCAAGGTTATCAAGGGTGAGAAACTGGACATTAACAACGCCAGCCTATCCGTTTTGGACAATCCCAATCTGTCCAGCCTGTTCCCACCTGGGCAAGAAATCAGAATCGAAAATGGCCGACTCTTTTTCCATTACAATCCAAAGCTCTGTTTGTCCAAAATCATACAGTTCAGTCAAATGGTGAACATCACGAACTACACCGACCTGGAAATACAGCCGCAATCGAATGGCGAGAAAGTGGCTTGCGATATAGTGAATATAAATATCACGGTTAAAAATCTGGGACCTGATTACGCGGATTTGATGTGGGATAGTTATAAGCCACCGGAAGGACAGCAGTTGCTCAGTTACCTGTTGAATTATATTGAGACGGAAAATCAGAACATCACGTACGAGATGAACGCTTGCGGGTGGAACAACACCTGGCAGATAGTCGACGTAGATATTCCTAAATGGAACACAACGGTTTCGAAGCATATCAGCAACCTGAAACCCTACACTATGTACGCGGTGTACGTAAAGACGTTCAACGCCAGGACCACCAAGTTCGTAGGACCAGTGGGCCAGTCGAGAATCATCTTCTTCCGGACGAAGAGTACCATTCCATCGCCTCCGATGAACGCAGTATCCACTGCCTTGAGCGAGACTGAGATTCTAGTCAAGTGGGAACCGCCACTGTTCCCTAATGGGCCAATAGGATACTATATGGTCTCTAGCGTCATGATCTACGAAGACGAGAATCTAATCTCGTCCAGGGATTACTGCAACGATACGCTAGACAATGAACTGGAATCCGAGGAAGTGGTGCCGGACGTAACCGTGAAGACGCCAGTGGTAAATCGGGTTTCGTGTTGCTCGAAGAACACGAACAGGAATATCATCACGTCGAAGAAGTTCGAGATTTTCTGCCACGAGAACACGACTATCAGTTACATATCACCCGGCTGGAAGGATTACTGCGTGTACAACTCCTACAACACCGTGGACAATCAGTTCTACGAGCTGGCAAACAATCTGTCCACCCCTCGACCGGAAGAATCCAGTAGATTCGACGCATCCAAGTCCACGGGGAACGTGTTAGACAAGCACGcggtcacgtataacgttagcgGTCGAAACAATTCGTTCGTGATCAAGAATCTGCGCCATTATTCGCGCTACATCATCAGTATAGCCGCGTGCGGCGTCAAAGTCAACGAGTCGAATATGTGCTCATCGATTCAGTACACGAACACCCGAACGAGGAAGCGGAATCGTGCGGATGACGTGAAGAACGTGAAGGTGCAGGTGACTAACAACACCATCGTTGAGGTTTTTTGGGACCTGGTGAAAGATCCTAACGCCCTCACCGTTTCATACACCATCGAATACACTAACTTGGACGTGAAAGACGCGAAGAAGAGCACCGAGTGCATCCCACAAACTGGTCGAAGAGATACCGTGAACAGTTACTTGATCAAGAACCTGAGTCCTGGAAAATACAGTTTACGGATGAGGTCCACGTCGTTGGCCGGTGATGGTAACTTCTCGAACGTGGTGTATTTTTCCATAGGTCTGAGCAACACCACACCCATCACGTTAATAGCGTTCTTCACATTTGGTGTTTTGTCTGTGATGTTGGTCGTTTTACTCATCGTTTTGAGGCATCATCAGAAGAGGAAGAAACAGGAAAGACTGATCGCCAGTGTAAACCCTGATTACATAGAAACAAAGTACGTGATCGACGAGTGGGAGGTACCTAGGGAAAGCGTGGAGATCTTGGAGGAACTTGGTTTGGGCAATTTTGGTATGGTGTATAGGGGAGTGTACGACAAGACTACGCCAGTGGCCATCAAAACGATTTCGAAGACGGCTAGTCAGAGGGAGAAGAACGAGTTCCTGAACGAAGCCTCGGTAATGAAGAACTTTTCGACTTTTCACATAATTAAACTCATCGGCGTGGTATCCATCGAGAACCCCCCGTTCGTTATCATGGAATTAATGGAGAATGGAGATCTGAAGACCTATCTGCGTCGGATTCGCGACACCCATCTCGTGCCGGATGCCTGCAGAATTATGAGAATGGCAGCTGAGATAGCCGATGGCATGGCTTATTTGGAATCGAAAAAGTACGTTCACCGAGACTTAGCTGCGCGGAATTGCATGGTGTCGAAGAACTTGGTGTGCAAGATCGGTGACTTTGGCATGGCCAGAGACGTCTATGAAACGGACTACTACAAAATCGGTAGGAAAGGTCTTCTTCCGATCAGATGGATGGCACCGGAGAATCTGTCAGACGGTGTGTTTACGTCAGATTCTGACGTCTGGTCGTTCGGTGTGGTTCTCTATGAGATTTTAACTCTCGCAGAGATTCCTTACCAAGGTTTCTCTAACGAGGAAGTGCTCAGCCATGTGTTGCACAAAGGGACTCTAAATATTCCACGTAATTGTCCCGAAAATATCCAGAAGATCATGGAGAAGTGTTTCAAGTGGCGACCAAACGATCGTCCCACGTTCATGGAGATCGTGTCAGAGCTGGAGCCGTTTCTTGGCCAAGATTTCTACGAAAAATCGTTCTACCACTCGATGGAAGGTGTGGAGAGCCGAAACTCGGGTATGAAGAAACCCTATCATCACGCAGCTCCTATCAGATTTCATTGGGGCAATGAGACGGCCAGGTGGGTAAAGGAGTTCGAGGACAACGTGACGCTGTTGGATCAGACAAAGGCTGGCACCAGCAGGGGACGCATTTTTAAGAATGGCTTCCAGCATTTCGGTAATGTAGCCAACATGGAGGACGTACCCCTCGATCGATGA
- the LOC126920652 gene encoding insulin-like peptide receptor isoform X4: MKMRWLLVVVLLSTTTLLSCCQPNRVRYRTSLDDDNDEIRSRYEANYAYTNTEKATPRNGRRERNLDDSDDPFYERIVSYRSNRAIDASRSTEANAKLTQQPGQLPNLPKSNAKPIDVVHEKGRRRVTNKNVTIGDGICQSIDIRNSASGFGIMKDCRVIEGFLQIVLIENNSETDFQPITFPKLREITGYLLLYRVNGLKTLSNLFPNLEVIRGNILLTDYAFMVYEMQNLQEIGLKKLTEISRGSVRIEKNPALCYTTLDWDLIVSAGENVIKDNGEEASCPGCSHCPGGYCWTSQHCQRTERLDCHDQCLGECHGPTESECYVCKHYRHEGKCVETCPSDLYSYLSRRCVTKDECVRMNRLRRVYYVLEDGQAWRPFNGSCVTHCPDGYEDALDENNMTTCRACVNSCRKVGHGALIRHISDAQSFRGITVVKGALEFQIRNGNPNIMNELSDAFGRVEEITEYVKITHSFPITSLNFFKKLKVIKGEKLDINNASLSVLDNPNLSSLFPPGQEIRIENGRLFFHYNPKLCLSKIIQFSQMVNITNYTDLEIQPQSNGEKVACDIVNINITVKNLGPDYADLMWDSYKPPEGQQLLSYLLNYIETENQNITYEMNACGWNNTWQIVDVDIPKWNTTVSKHISNLKPYTMYAVYVKTFNARTTKFVGPVGQSRIIFFRTKSTIPSPPMNAVSTALSETEILVKWEPPLFPNGPIGYYMVSSVMIYEDENLISSRDYCNDTLDNELESEEVVPDVTVKTPVVNRVSCCSKNTNRNIITSKKFEIFCHENTTISYISPGWKDYCVYNSYNTVDNQFYELANNLSTPRPEESSRFDASKSTGNVLDKHAVTYNVSGRNNSFVIKNLRHYSRYIISIAACGVKVNESNMCSSIQYTNTRTRKRNRADDVKNVKVQVTNNTIVEVFWDLVKDPNALTVSYTIEYTNLDVKDAKKSTECIPQTGRRDTVNSYLIKNLSPGKYSLRMRSTSLAGDGNFSNVVYFSIGLSNTTPITLIAFFTFGVLSVMLVVLLIVLRHHQKRKKQERLIASVNPDYIETKYVIDEWEVPRESVEILEELGLGNFGMVYRGVYDKTTPVAIKTISKTASQREKNEFLNEASVMKNFSTFHIIKLIGVVSIENPPFVIMELMENGDLKTYLRRIRDTHLVPDACRIMRMAAEIADGMAYLESKKYVHRDLAARNCMVSKNLVCKIGDFGMARDVYETDYYKIGRKGLLPIRWMAPENLSDGVFTSDSDVWSFGVVLYEILTLAEIPYQGFSNEEVLSHVLHKGTLNIPRNCPENIQKIMEKCFKWRPNDRPTFMEIVSELEPFLGQDFYEKSFYHSMEGVESRNSGMKKPYHHAAPIRFHWGNETARWVKEFEDNVTLLDQTKAGTSRGRIFKNGFQHFGNVANMEDVPLDR; this comes from the exons ATGAAGATGAGGTGGTTACTGGTGGTCGTGCTCCTTTCCACCACAACGCTGCTGTCCTGCTGCCAACCAAATAGAGTTCGGTACAGGACAAGCCTCGACGATGACAACGACGAGATTAGGAGCAGATACGAAGCGAATTACGCATATACAAACACCGAGAAGGCTACCCCTAGGAACGGACGTCGCGAGAGGAACTTGGACGATTCTGACGATCCGTTTTACGAGCGGATCGTTTCCTACAGAAGCAACAGGGCCATCGATGCTTCCAG GTCGACGGAAGCCAACGCAAAATTGACCCAGCAACCGGGCCAACTACCGAACCTCCCTAAATCGAACGCAAAACCAATCGACGTGGTTCACGAGAAGGGTCGACGAAGGGTCACAAACAAAAACGTGACGATTGGCGATGGAATTTGCCAGAGCATCGATATACGGAACAGCGCGTCTGGTTTCGGCATTATGAAGGATTGTCGCGTGATAGAGGGCTTTCTGCAGATCGTCCTCATCGAGAATAACTCCGAGACGGACTTTCAACCGATCACTTTTCCCAAACTTCGGGAAATCACTGGCTACCTGCTTCTCTATCGCGTGAATGGATTGAAGACTCTCAGCAATCTGTTCCCAAATCTCGAGGTGATCAGAGGCAACATCTTGCTGACCGATTACGCGTTCATGGTGTACGAGATGCAGAATCTACAGGAG ATCGGTTTGAAGAAACTTACCGAGATCTCACGGGGCAGCGTTCGGATCGAGAAGAATCCGGCGTTGTGTTACACCACCCTCGACTGGGACCTCATCGTTTCCGCGGGAGAGAATGTTATCAAGGACAACGGGGAGGAAGCCTCTTGCCCTG GATGTTCCCACTGTCCCGGGGGTTACTGCTGGACTTCACAGCACTGTCAGAGAACAGAAAGGCTGGATTGTCACGATCAGTGTCTGGGCGAGTGTCACGGTCCAACGGAAAGCGAATGTTACGTATGCAAGCATTATCGGCACGAGGGGAAATGCGTGGAAACCTGCCCTAGTGATCT ATACTCCTATCTCTCGAGACGCTGCGTCACGAAGGATGAGTGTGTACGAATGAATCGTCTAAGACGAGTATATTATGTCCTGGAAGATGGTCAGGCGTGGAGACCATTCAATGGATCCTGCGTGACTCATTGCCCTGACGGTTACGAGGATGCACTCGACGAGAACAAT ATGACCACGTGTCGCGCTTGCGTGAACAGCTGCCGAAAGGTCGGCCACGGAGCTCTGATCCGCCACATCTCCGACGCCCAGAGCTTCCGTGGTATAACCGTAGTGAAAGGAGCGCTGGAGTTCCAAATTCGAAATGGAAATCCGAACATAATGAACGAACTAAGCGACGCATTCGGTCGAGTCGAAGAAATTACCGAGTACGTCAAGATCACTCACTCGTTCCCCATCACCTCGTTGAATTTCTTCAAAAAGCTCAAGGTTATCAAGGGTGAGAAACTGGACATTAACAACGCCAGCCTATCCGTTTTGGACAATCCCAATCTGTCCAGCCTGTTCCCACCTGGGCAAGAAATCAGAATCGAAAATGGCCGACTCTTTTTCCATTACAATCCAAAGCTCTGTTTGTCCAAAATCATACAGTTCAGTCAAATGGTGAACATCACGAACTACACCGACCTGGAAATACAGCCGCAATCGAATGGCGAGAAAGTGGCTTGCGATATAGTGAATATAAATATCACGGTTAAAAATCTGGGACCTGATTACGCGGATTTGATGTGGGATAGTTATAAGCCACCGGAAGGACAGCAGTTGCTCAGTTACCTGTTGAATTATATTGAGACGGAAAATCAGAACATCACGTACGAGATGAACGCTTGCGGGTGGAACAACACCTGGCAGATAGTCGACGTAGATATTCCTAAATGGAACACAACGGTTTCGAAGCATATCAGCAACCTGAAACCCTACACTATGTACGCGGTGTACGTAAAGACGTTCAACGCCAGGACCACCAAGTTCGTAGGACCAGTGGGCCAGTCGAGAATCATCTTCTTCCGGACGAAGAGTACCATTCCATCGCCTCCGATGAACGCAGTATCCACTGCCTTGAGCGAGACTGAGATTCTAGTCAAGTGGGAACCGCCACTGTTCCCTAATGGGCCAATAGGATACTATATGGTCTCTAGCGTCATGATCTACGAAGACGAGAATCTAATCTCGTCCAGGGATTACTGCAACGATACGCTAGACAATGAACTGGAATCCGAGGAAGTGGTGCCGGACGTAACCGTGAAGACGCCAGTGGTAAATCGGGTTTCGTGTTGCTCGAAGAACACGAACAGGAATATCATCACGTCGAAGAAGTTCGAGATTTTCTGCCACGAGAACACGACTATCAGTTACATATCACCCGGCTGGAAGGATTACTGCGTGTACAACTCCTACAACACCGTGGACAATCAGTTCTACGAGCTGGCAAACAATCTGTCCACCCCTCGACCGGAAGAATCCAGTAGATTCGACGCATCCAAGTCCACGGGGAACGTGTTAGACAAGCACGcggtcacgtataacgttagcgGTCGAAACAATTCGTTCGTGATCAAGAATCTGCGCCATTATTCGCGCTACATCATCAGTATAGCCGCGTGCGGCGTCAAAGTCAACGAGTCGAATATGTGCTCATCGATTCAGTACACGAACACCCGAACGAGGAAGCGGAATCGTGCGGATGACGTGAAGAACGTGAAGGTGCAGGTGACTAACAACACCATCGTTGAGGTTTTTTGGGACCTGGTGAAAGATCCTAACGCCCTCACCGTTTCATACACCATCGAATACACTAACTTGGACGTGAAAGACGCGAAGAAGAGCACCGAGTGCATCCCACAAACTGGTCGAAGAGATACCGTGAACAGTTACTTGATCAAGAACCTGAGTCCTGGAAAATACAGTTTACGGATGAGGTCCACGTCGTTGGCCGGTGATGGTAACTTCTCGAACGTGGTGTATTTTTCCATAGGTCTGAGCAACACCACACCCATCACGTTAATAGCGTTCTTCACATTTGGTGTTTTGTCTGTGATGTTGGTCGTTTTACTCATCGTTTTGAGGCATCATCAGAAGAGGAAGAAACAGGAAAGACTGATCGCCAGTGTAAACCCTGATTACATAGAAACAAAGTACGTGATCGACGAGTGGGAGGTACCTAGGGAAAGCGTGGAGATCTTGGAGGAACTTGGTTTGGGCAATTTTGGTATGGTGTATAGGGGAGTGTACGACAAGACTACGCCAGTGGCCATCAAAACGATTTCGAAGACGGCTAGTCAGAGGGAGAAGAACGAGTTCCTGAACGAAGCCTCGGTAATGAAGAACTTTTCGACTTTTCACATAATTAAACTCATCGGCGTGGTATCCATCGAGAACCCCCCGTTCGTTATCATGGAATTAATGGAGAATGGAGATCTGAAGACCTATCTGCGTCGGATTCGCGACACCCATCTCGTGCCGGATGCCTGCAGAATTATGAGAATGGCAGCTGAGATAGCCGATGGCATGGCTTATTTGGAATCGAAAAAGTACGTTCACCGAGACTTAGCTGCGCGGAATTGCATGGTGTCGAAGAACTTGGTGTGCAAGATCGGTGACTTTGGCATGGCCAGAGACGTCTATGAAACGGACTACTACAAAATCGGTAGGAAAGGTCTTCTTCCGATCAGATGGATGGCACCGGAGAATCTGTCAGACGGTGTGTTTACGTCAGATTCTGACGTCTGGTCGTTCGGTGTGGTTCTCTATGAGATTTTAACTCTCGCAGAGATTCCTTACCAAGGTTTCTCTAACGAGGAAGTGCTCAGCCATGTGTTGCACAAAGGGACTCTAAATATTCCACGTAATTGTCCCGAAAATATCCAGAAGATCATGGAGAAGTGTTTCAAGTGGCGACCAAACGATCGTCCCACGTTCATGGAGATCGTGTCAGAGCTGGAGCCGTTTCTTGGCCAAGATTTCTACGAAAAATCGTTCTACCACTCGATGGAAGGTGTGGAGAGCCGAAACTCGGGTATGAAGAAACCCTATCATCACGCAGCTCCTATCAGATTTCATTGGGGCAATGAGACGGCCAGGTGGGTAAAGGAGTTCGAGGACAACGTGACGCTGTTGGATCAGACAAAGGCTGGCACCAGCAGGGGACGCATTTTTAAGAATGGCTTCCAGCATTTCGGTAATGTAGCCAACATGGAGGACGTACCCCTCGATCGATGA